The proteins below come from a single Triticum aestivum cultivar Chinese Spring chromosome 5D, IWGSC CS RefSeq v2.1, whole genome shotgun sequence genomic window:
- the LOC123122268 gene encoding probable 6-phosphogluconolactonase 4, chloroplastic: MSTSMTVSVSAAASSSLPPLFPRRRSPPASLVPVRSLRSRPRPRPRLLSSARTTPVLLPAAAMAAPAPAASSKRDLLIFDAEENLAVALAKYTADISAKFAAERGAVTVVLSGGSLIYALRKLTEAPYLETVDWSKWHVFWVDERVVPKDHEDSNYKLALDGFLSKVPIPAGQVYAINDALSAEGAAEDYETILKQLVKNGVLAMSKTTGFPRFDLQLLGMGPDGHIASLFPGHPLVKENKKWVTHILDSPKPPPQRITFTFPVINSSAYVAMVVTGAGKAGAVQKAISDKKTSDLLPVEMAILDDGEFTWFTDKEAVSMLQN; this comes from the exons ATGTCCACCTCCATGACCGTCTCCGTCTCCGCCGCCGCATCTTCCTccctgcctcccctcttcccccgccgccgctcgccgccggcgTCCCTCGTCCCGGTCCGGAGCCTCCggtcccgcccccgcccccgcccccgcctcctctcctccgcGCGCACgacccccgtcctcctccccgccgccgcgatggccgccccggcccccgccgcctcctcGAAGAGGGACCTGCTCATCTTCGACGCCGAGGAGAACCTCGCGGTGGCCCTGGCCAAGTACACGGCGGATATTTCCGCCAAGTTCGCCGCCGAGAGGGGCGCCGTCACCGTCGTGCTCTCCGGCGGATCCCTCATCTACGCCCTCAG GAAGCTGACGGAGGCGCCGTACCTGGAGACGGTTGACTGGAGCAAGTGGCATGTGTTCTGGGTAGACGAGAGGGTCGTGCCCAAGGACCATGAGGATAGCAACTACAAGCTCGCCCTCGATGGGTTCCTCTCCAAG GTACCAATTCCTGCTGGTCAAGTGTATGCTATCAATGATGCCTTATCTGCTGAAGGAGCGGCAGAGGACTATGAAACTATCTTGAAGCAACTTGTTAAGAATGGCGtccttgcaatgtcaaagacaacTGGGTTTCCCAGGTTTGATCTCCAGCTTCTTGGCATGGGCCCTGACGGTCACATCGCCTCTCTCTTCCCAGGCCATCCTCTTGTTAAAGAGAACAAGAAGTGGGTCACCCACATCTTGGACTCTCCAAAGCCGCCACCACAGAGGATCACATTCACGTTTCCGGTGATCAACTCCTCCGCATATGTCGCCATGGTGGTAACTGGGGCTGGGAAAGCCGGTGCAGTGCAGAAGGCGATTTCTGACAAGAAGACTTCTGATTTGCTCCCTGTTGAAATGGCTATACTTGATGATGGAGAATTCACCTGGTTCACCGACAAGGAGGCGGTGTCGATGCTGCAGAACTAG
- the LOC123122269 gene encoding rab GTPase-activating protein 22, which yields MKALRRSSTSTSPSSSSSPTAASSPPSSSWIHIRSLLVAAASSNSSSSSAAAAAAAAAGSSVPALASVASAAAAASSSSSPAASSSPRSDRGGIKSPWSRRKRKRVLSRQQWDGQFSANGKLRDGGKKVLKKVRSGGIEPGIRAEVWPFLLGVYDLNSSEEERNTIRIKKRKEYEKLRRQCQHILNGYRGSGLKSINEVNNEECSAHGSGAEGSESPCFEDVNVEKASRSLEEPKPEHSEAEQPEITMCDDVIESMEEDTSELIDAYPCIAESESSDSESSDEDDSGRISVCGEESCDPDPKFARSTSFKADIFRSSRTPEDFATWQRIIRLDAIRANAEWISFSRDQAEVPKEKALQSAASVGLKDFDHLEPHMIYHAARLVGLLEAYAIYDPEIGYCQGMSDLLSPIIAVMEEDDAAFWCFVGFMRKARHNFRLDEVGIKRQLKIVSQIIKRKDSHLYRHLQKLQAEDCFFVYRMVVVLFRRELTFEQTVCLWEVMWADQAAIRAGIGRTTWGKIRLHAPPTDDLLLYAIAACVLQRRKLIIEKYSSMDEILRECNSMAGQLDVWRLLDDAHDLVVNLHDKI from the exons ATGAAGGCCCTGCGGCGATCCAGCACCTCGacctctccgtcctcctcctcctccccgacggccgcgtcgtccccgccctcctcctcctggATCCACATCCGCTCGCTCCTCGTCGCGGCCGCCTCGTCCAACTCCTCCTcatcctcggcggcggcggcggccgccgcggccgCGGGGAGCTCCGTGCCCGCCTTGGCGTCTGTTGCGTCTGCGGCGGCCGCGGCCTCGTCTTCGTcctcgcccgccgcctcctcctcgccgcgctCGGATCG GGGAGGAATTAAATCTCCGTGGTCTCGAAGGAAAAGGAAAAGAGTACTTTCTCGTCAACAGTGGGACGGTCAATTTTCAGCTAATGGGAAACTTCGTGATGGGGGAAAGAAGGTCCTAAAGAAAGTCCGTAGTGGG GGTATTGAACCAGGCATTCGGGCTGAAGTTTGGCCCTTCCTACTAGGAGt CTATGATTTAAATAGCTCCGAAGAGGAGCGGAATACCATCAGGATTAAAAAAAG GAAAGAGTATGAAAAACTTAGGCGGCAGTGCCAGCACATTCTGAATGGGTACAGAGGAAGTGGGCTGAAGTCAATAAATGAAGTGAATAATGAGGAGTGTTCTGCTCACGGAAGTGGTGCTGAAGGATCAGAATCGCCTTGTTTTGAAGATGTCAATGTCGAGAAAGCGTCTAGGTCACTCGAGGAACCGAAGCCTGAACACAGCGAGGCCGAGCAACCAGAAATCACTATGTGTGATGATGTTATAGAATCTATGGAAGAAGACACAAGCGAGTTAATTGATGCATATCCATGCATAGCAGAGTCAGAATCTTCTGATTCCGAATCATCGGATGAAGATGACTCTGGAAGGATATCCGTGTGTGGCGAGGAGAGCTGCGATCCGGATCCTAAATTTGCCAGGAGTACTTCGTTCAAGGCAGATATTTTTCGGTCTAGCAGAACCCCGGAGGACTTCGCGACATGGCAACGCATCATAAGGCTAGATGCTATCCGGGCAAATGCGGAATGGATTTCGTTCTCCCGTGACCAGGCTGAAGTCCCCAAGGAGAAAGCTCTACAGTCTGCAGCATCTGTTGGGTTGAAAGATTTTGATCATTTAGAGCCCCATATGATTTACCATGCTGCTCGGTTGGTCGGACTTCTTGAAGCATATGCGATCTACGATCCGGAGATCGGTTACTGCCAAGGTATGAGTGATCTCTTGTCACCGATAATCGCAGTGATGGAGGAGGACGATGCGGCATTCTGGTGCTTTGTGGGTTTCATGAGGAAAGCCAGGCACAACTTCAGGCTGGACGAGGTTGGAATAAAGAGGCAGCTGAAGATCGTGTCCCAGATCATCAAGCGCAAGGACTCGCACCTGTACAGGCACCTGCAGAAGCTGCAGGCCGAGGACTGCTTCTTCGTGTACAGAATGGTGGTGGTGCTCTTCAGGAGGGAGCTCACCTTCGAGCAGACCGTGTGCCTGTGGGAGGTGATGTGGGCCGACCAGGCAGCCATCCGGGCCGGGATCGGGAGGACCACCTGGGGGAAAATAAGGCTGCATGCCCCGCCGACCGACGACCTGCTGCTCTACGCCATCGCGGCCTGCGTCCTGCAGAGGAGGAAGCTGATCATCGAGAAGTACAGCAGCATGGACGAGATACTAAGAGAGTGCAACAGCATGGCCGGGCAGCTGGACGTGTGGAGGCTGCTGGACGACGCGCACGACCTGGTCGTTAACCTCCATGACAAGATCTGA